The following DNA comes from Fusarium verticillioides 7600 chromosome 9, whole genome shotgun sequence.
GTTGGCTTGGCGTTGTAATATTTCCCTCGGCCTCGGGGATATCTTTGTGGTTCGATCAACCAGTCATATTCTTCTGATTCAGTACCTTTAATGCCAAAATAGGCAGGCAAATTGTAAATGAATATTGGATGGGCTGAATGACTTGGGGACAGTCTAGACAGTGCATGTATTCATGTCTCTCGGTGCGGGTCAGGGTCAAAGTTTACACAATATGGTCTTGTTTTGACGAGCTCAACTGTTTTAGACTCATTTTTACATCTAATTTTACGGCCAGTAAAGTGCAAGGGATAATATTGTCGATGATACGCGACAGTCAAAGTGGAAGTCAAGGAGCCATGGTGTAAGTTATCTCCTACTTTTCGCTTTTCAGACCGTTTGAACCGTTATCATCAAGCCTCTCCCCCACGCCTCTCGATCCTTTTCTATCCGATATTACCACAAGTGACGTGACGTACTTTGGCACGGGGTTGCCGCAAAACCATGTGACATGCTGTACACTTACATTGGATGCATCACCTTGCATGAGCCTCCGACTGAAGCTTGTCTTGATCCTTTCCTTGCGTGCGTTTGGCCAAGAGAAAACTGGTTGGTGCCGTCTTACCCTCCGATGCCAAGACACGAGACACTGAGACCCTTGTATATGGCGCAAACACTCAAAAGACGTTTGGAAACCCGGAAATAAGCGTCGAAGGTCCAAGTTTGTATTATGCTTAATTTTAACCTCATCTAATTGTGGTTCTCGGCAACACTCAACTCTAGCAATATGTCAACCTCATATAAGAAGGGAACAAAGCGTCTACGTACAGGCGAGAACTGATAATGTtcctctgctgctggctATCACCTTGCAGCAGAGACATACCTGGGTCAGCATCACCCTCCCGCGGCCGGGGCCCCAACCCGCCAAGTGTCTGGGCACCTTGGCAGCGGAGTCTTGTTCGCAGACTCGTTTCTTGTCATACATACCAAGCCAAGCGTTTCAATGGAGTCGGCCAAGTCGATCTTGTCCCCGGCAGCAACTAGCAAATCCAACAGCTCCCCGTCTTGGAGGGCACTGAGGCGATCCTCCGATACTCCTTGTAAAAGCGTAGACTCTTGGCTCGTCCCTGATTTTATGGAGGAAGTATCTGCAATAAAAGCAGGCTCGTCCGCGCGTGGATCCTGCTCTTGTGAAATAAATTGTCCCAGTGTCTCGGGTTTCTGGGCATTATAGTCGAATCAGGGCCTCTGAGTTCTCTCATGTGAAAAGTTCACCTCCTTGTGGAACTCTCGCCTCATGACTACCGAACCTTGTTACTGAAGACGACTCAGCCTAACAagttcatctcctcctcgccccCGGGCGTATcaaattcatcatggcgatcCCACCAATTCTCAAAAAGATCGGCCAAAAGCTCTCacctccaccatcaacatctgaaGATGGCCGTGATCAATGGAATTCGAGAGCTTCCTTCTTACTTGCGGCCATGGGAGGCTGCGCCGGTATGGGAAACCTAATTCGGTACCCTTCACAGGTgtacaacaacaacggcCTCCAGTGGTTCATTCCATATCTCATGTGTGTCTTCCTGATCGCCATCCCAGCCTTGATTCTCGAAGTCAGCATTGGTCAAGCGTACCGTGGAGGGTCTGTCGTTgctttcaacaacatcaaccaccGTCTCAAGGGTCTCGGCTTCAGTCTTCTATACATCGGCTTTATGGTCAGTCCGTACTTCGTCGTCAATCTGTCCTGGATCATGATCTACTTCCGGAACTCGTTCCAGAGTCCTCTGCCTTGGGAGGGACGTGCTGAGGAATACTACTACCAAGACGTAGTTCAGAATGTCGATGCGATTCCCGGTAACAAGACGTCGAGCGGTGTTATAGACTACGTCAAATACCCTGGCACTGCCCTTATTGGAGAGACTGTTGGATGGACTGCATTCGTTTGGTTCCTTGTATGGATCTCCATCTTCCGCGGTATTGGCCAGACAGGTCGTGTTGTCTATTTCACTATGGGTCTACCTGTTGTCTTGACTATCATCCTTGTCGGTCGGTCTGTCTCGCTTCCTAACGCTGGCCGCGGCGTGAAGCTGTATTTTGGAGAGTGGAACGGCGAGAAGCTGGGGTCTGGTGAAATCTGGCAGACTGCAGCTGGTcaggtcttcttctcaactggTGTCGGTTTTGGCTATTTCAGTTCTTATGCCTCTTACAACCAGAAGCATGCCAATGCTGTCATGGACTCGTGTCTCATCGTTGGCAGCAATGTCCTCTTTGAGGGATTTGCCGCATTTGCTGCGTTTGGAGTCGTTGGATACCTGGATATGATGCCAGTCCCTGGCGAACGAATTGGTGCATTTACCATTGGATTCTTGACGCTCCCCACGGCTATCACTCAGCTTCCTGGATCATCATTTTGGGCCTTTGCACTCTTCTTTACCCTGGTGGTCCTGGGTTATAGCTCCGCGTTTGCCATGGTTGATGCCGTGGTAACGCTTGTTATGGACACCAAACCCAAAATTCGTCGCGAGTGGGTAGTCACAGGCCTTGTGATTATCTCATTCCTTATTTCACTCCCTTTCTGCACCCAGTTTGGATATGCTCTTCTCACTGGAGTTGACCGGTGGATCAACGATGTTGCTCTGGTGTTCGTTGTGTTTGGTGAATGTGCATTCTCCACGACCTTCTACCGTTGGAAAGACGTTGCAGGACAGGTGGGAAAGCCAGCCTTTTTCATTTGGAACTTTGGGTACTTTGGAGGCATGGTTCTCGGAGTTGCTGTTGCCCATGCGGTTCAAGCTGAAGCGGGTGCTGGAGTTggctttggcatcttcatcatctgctcgATCGTCTCTTGTGTAATTGGCAAGACTCCTGACGAACTTCCGCCTGCTTTGACCTTTACCGAGGAAAAGGGGTTTGTTCGCCGATTTACCGGCAGAAGTCCTGCCATGTCAAAGCTCTTGGACAATGTCTTTATGACACGCTTCTGGTACATGGCCTTTTACTCTGTAAGTTCTTGCATCCGGCTTGTTGTGTGTAGTTACTAACAGAATTCATCAGGGCCAGCAACTTCGACGAGATCTCAACGTTATTGTCGCAACTGGAAAGAACTGGAGTATTCCCGCCTTTTGGCCAATCCTCCTGCGCTTCATCTCGGCGCCTGTGCTCGCCATCATCTACGGCTTTGCCTATCCCGCTTTCTACGAGCTCCGTGATGATCCCCTACACATTCTTGGCTTCGGTCTTGCCCATATCTGCTTGGTATTGATTGGACTGGGAGTCCTCGTGCCCCGCTGGTACAACACAATTATCCCTCCCGACCGACGCGAGGAAGGCAAGCTGCCGTATGCTCCCAATGTTCTTTTGGACGGCGAAGAGCCTCGAAGAACTGATTCGATGGAGACTGGCGAAGGACTTGCAGGCTCCGAAGGCGGTGAAagcgaagaaaagaagggacAGAGTGTGATGTAGTTTAGCGTAAGAGTGGATGGGAGTTAACATTGGATTTATTGCGTACACGAGGGAAGGCCAAGGACTAGCCCCGGGTATCCTATATGTACTGTAGTCAGGCCCTCCTAAAAGACTTTGATGCCCGCTTGCTTCGCCCGTCCATCAAGTGAAAATACCGAACATTGAGAGTCGTGAATATTCTGCTTTCCAGATCTAGAAAAACGGTGGCCTCCATGAAGGAAAAGGGATTTCTGTTGTTTAGGTGATACGCAGCGCTGCTGATCGGCTACACATGAACTGTTGGTGTTAAAGTTGAAGACTTCTTGCTCCAATAAAGATTGTAGTTGGGGGATCAGGCCCAGAAGTAAAAAATACGGGTTACGAGAAAGGGAATGGAAACTGCGGAGTCTCCGCATCTCCTGTCCACCTTCcagatagatagatagtaGGTAGATTGGATGTTTCAGTGACATGACGTCATTGACGCTTTTTTGTCTGAAACATCTACACTTTCTAGGAAGGTGGGAAGAGTCTGTTTCGCAGAGATCGTCGTGCCCTCTGGCCAATCAGCATTTCTCAGCTGGACTCTCGCCTAAGATGCCCCTATCCCTCATCCAATTGTTTCCTCAGCCCATGCTCACGTTTATATCTAAGCTTAAGCCGGTCAAACCTCCGTCTTTCTTGTATGTACGCCGTTGTCAAGATAAAACAAGCCACCGACGCATCGTCGACAAGCATTTCTACTCAATGGTTCTGCAAGTCACATCATGCAGGGATTATTCTCACTTCCGCAAATTTACGGATAGAATTGAGATGCATTCATGGCCTGGTAGGCTGTTAGGAGCCAGAACACTTGACTGATCGTTCTGGGATTCACCTCCCGGGCGGGAGTTAAACTCAATAAAAAGGCGATATGTGATTCAACAGAACCTATACACCAAAGATTTGACTCATGTGCCTTCCAACCCGTGCAACCGACGCCTGAAGCCGCAACGGACCGAAGACGCCAAGCATGACGACCGCCAGGGTGGCATACCCCCTTTTGAAGTCTAATCaagaagagctgaagaagatcgcCGGCAGATTCCAAGTTCGTATGTTACACTTACAAGAAATATGCATGCAGAGCTGAAAAAAGAGGCAACTTGAGAACACTTTCGATGAACCACTTTCCCAAAATGATGCTTCGGTCTGCTGAAATGGGAGAGTGGCATGATGTGTTGAACTTGCCCGGCTGTTACACGATCATGATCAACTCGAAACTTGAGTCTACACCCAAGGCAGTGAGTGGGACAAAGTGTCGATCTTGGTCTATACTACTAAAACACTCGAGGTACAGGAAAACTATATAATATAGCCACGGGCTAAAGAAATCAAGACCTTCCTTTCCCAATATCTTCAACCCAACATATAACTACTCCAGCCCCTAGAACCATCAAAATGCACTCCTCAACTCTATCCATGttcttcaccctcctcctGTCCTCCAATTCCCTCTGCGCTACTAATGAGCCCTGTTACGGGCCCAGCGGTCGAGCAGGTGTATGCATCACTGAAGCGTCTTGCACCTCTGCTGGCGGCACCGCCATCTCTGGTGCATGCCCTGCAGACGCTGCTAACATCAAATGCTGTTCCAAGTCAACATGTTCTTCAGGAAACTGCCGCTGGAGCTCTGATTGCGCGGGCACCTCTGCTAGCAACCAGTGCCCTGGACCTGCGCAGATGAAATGCTGCTCTTCTGCTGCCACGGGCTTCGGGGGGTATTCTGCTCCCACGATCCCAGCCGTCGGTGCTTGCAAGCAAGTTTCTGTCAACGCTGCCACGGCGGTGGTGAATCAGTTTCCTGGTAGGATCAGGGAAATTGGGTGTAAGAGAGACTGCTCTTGTCCTGGATCTTCTGACCATTGCTGCGGTCTTGCAACTGACTTCATGTGTTCTGATGCCGGCGGTGTAAGTGCCCATTCCGATCATTTTCCAGGCCAAAACGTTGAATACTGACGGAACACAGTCTGCTACCCTTTCTGGAAAAGAAATCGCTGAGTGGTGCATGAGGAACCGCAACACTCTAAACCTCAAGTATGTCATTTGGGGACAGAAGATCTGGACTACCTCTGTCGATAAGACTGAGAAGAACTGGGAGAACTGGCGAACCATGGAAGATCGCGGCGACTTGACTCAGAACCATTGGTAGGTAACTACTACATCAACAGCGAGGCCAAATAAGTTAACAAACTCTAGGGACCACGTCCACGTCTCTTACAATGGTTAGAGTCGAAACTCGCAAGGTAGGGATCTGGAGGTACCTGTGGGGCATATTGAATAACATCTAACGCCACTACGATTTGTACAAAACATAAGTAGTCGTCTTGATCATTCAACATCGAATTCTGTCTACCCAAAAGTCATATATCAATTTTCAACACCGTCTGAAGTGTAACTGCCTTGTGGTATCTTGTCTAATATTTACCCTCAACGCCAGGCAACGACACATAACTGTCTCCATGTGTAATCATAATACCAAGGTCAAGTCCATCATTCATCAAAACGCCGAGAACGAAGATCCCACCAAATTTAGCCCCCAAATGCTTCATTCACTACCTCGCCTTCATCCGGCGTCACCTCCAGCTCGAGCAACTCATGGGCTGCCTCAACTGTCTCTCCATCAATCCCGGCCTCCATCACTAAATCTTCCTCGGCAAAAGCAAGTCTTCCTAGAGCGAGAAGATACCTTTGGCTTCCCCCGTGAGCCATTGAGAGCTTCTCGCTAATGTCTGCGAGATTGGCGGTATCGGGACCTGTCACCAAAGAATGTATCAAGAAGACGCATTGTGAAATGATCCGATATAGGCCGGCTGAGTACGACGTCGTAGTTGATCCCTGGCGTATATCCTTGGTCTCAGATGTTTGTGGTAAGATGTTGAAAGGGATAGGCTGGTCGTACAGCTCGTCTATGGACATGCTGAGGCAGGCCACAAGGCGAGGGAGAGCGAGACTGTGAGACGCAAGCTCCTTAGCGCCAAAAGGATGGCGTGAAAAGGCGATGAGCGTTCGCAAAGCAGCCAAGCATAACGTAGATTTCTCATGGCGGGTAGTTACTGATGGGTGGTAATCTGTAAGCTTGTTTGTAACATGGTTGATGACATGACCAGCGACGTGAGTATCTTCGTCGTCTGTAATCGGACCTATTGAGTCTGGGAGTGCAGAGGTTGTCAGGAGCTCGAGCATGCCCAAGATGTCAGAAAGCTCTTGCTTTGGGCTCAGAAGTTTGTAGACCATGTCGGGTTTTATGCATCGCCAAAAGACTGTCGACTTGGGCTtgatttcatcttctgtcACATCAGTTGCAGTGGAACAGGCTAAAGCGCTTGTATACAAGACTGACAAGATATCAACGATCTTGATATGTTCTTTCATCGACTGGAAGTCATCATTCTTCAGCCGTCGTTCACCTTCACGTATGCGGTGCTGCCATTCGGCCAAAGTGCAGATTGTGGCTTGCGCGGGAGGTGTCAGATTCGGCAAAACGAAAGGAACGACTTCTGATGCGTGgagtgagaagatgaaggagatgattGAGAGCAAATACTTGATAGGCTCCCAGAGCTGCTCCTCATGACAACGATTCCACATGTTAACCATAAGATTTGCAAAGTCCACGAGGAGTTGCATCGGTCGATCGGGACTTCCCATCAGAGGTATTTTTTGGAATATGATGGCGGAAAGCGAGGTatcattgtcgtctttgaAGGAAAAGCGAGACAAGATGTCCAGTGTTGGGCGAGGGGTTCCATGATCGAGTACAAGCGGTAGAAACTAGAGACGATGAGCACAGTGCCACCCAGCTGGGACGGATCTGACAAACCTCAAAAAGGACAGCCGGTGGTGGCGCTACCACAAGTGGCGGTCGGTGAACTGGAGCCTCTGGCTTCCCAATACTACTGGCAAAGCTGTCGGTGTGAGTCTCCAATGCCATGATAGGACTGTCAACAGTCGGTCGTTTCCTTTTCCCTTTGCTCGGAGTTCTCTCGCCAACGTGTAAGGCGACTGAGCCAGGATTTCTGCTCCGTCCTTGGCCCTTACTTGGACTTACAAcaatatccatctcatcgaACCCATCCGCAACCCATGACTTGTTTGCCTTCTTGGGGGTCGTTACTCCTGCCGAAGTTCCAAGAGCGGGATCCTTCCGGCGAACTCGATCACTGACTTCTCTCATGTCACGCTGTAGAAATTGAAGTTCCGTATTGGCGTTCTGTTCAGCGGCAACAGCTGCCTCAGCAATCCTTTCCTGTTTCGCCAATTGTTCGGCATTGATCTTGTTCAGACGAGCAACCTCTGCAGCGTGCTCCTCGTTCGATTTCACAAAATTGGATCGGACAATCGAAGCTTCTCCCAGAGCTGCTTTGAGTTGATCCTCGAGGGTTCGAACTCGCTGCTGTAGTGCTGACAGGATATCGCCAGGTTGATTCTGGGACTGTTGAGAGGCTCCTGGTCTGTTTTGCGGCACAACAGGCCGAGCAAATTGACTCGGTTGAGCACGAAGGAAGTTGGAGCTCTGGGTCTGGAACTGCTGAGAGGTGTAGATGGGCTGGTGAGACGGACCAGCATTGTAAGGCTGTTGAGGGGTTTGGCCTATGGGCCGCCGCTTGGAAGGTTCGACAATAGGGTTCCATCGCGGATTTGGGGGCGGAACTGAGCGTCGAGAGTCCAAGTAGTAACTTTGAGATGACTGGTTTTGTTGGAGATTGCCGTCTACAACTGGCCTCCCAATAGGAACACCAGCGTCATTCGTCACTTCGGTCGTATCGAGGTCATCGTCTTCTATCCAGACGATTTCTGGAGATTCGATGCGTGGGCGCTgtgtcaatggcttcgatTGGGCTTGGGCCTGCGTGAGTTGTATTGCGTTATCCTCGAGCTCCTGGAGGGCATTGGCAGGGATATCGTCGAAACCGTCATCGGAGAACTCGTCGTCGAGATCCATCTTTGATGGCTGTTTTCATATCAGAGGAGAGATCCATTGAACAAAAATACAAAGCTTGTTATTGTTGGCGCATCTCGAACGGTATTCCTTGATCACGGTTTCGTGTACTGGGGTGTAAAGGATTTACCAACACGTCGCGAGGTCACGTGGGAGTCAAATTGTGGCTGCTGCTTGGTGCAGCCACTGTCTGGACAAGTGAGGCGCAGTATTGCGGAGTTGATTTTTGAGCATGTGAAGAGCCAAGTGCGTCATTGACCTGGTCAAGCTCCCAGCTCCGACGGTTTGTGGAGAGATTCACCAGTCAGTCCTTTGGACCCTGATGATATACACAGCAAACACAAAAACAAACTATGCTCGCAGGGCATTGGGCTATATGCTTGTAAAGAAGTTGCAGACTGAGACACGCGTATAAGATTTGCAGAGAGTGACACGAGTTAGTTACCAGTAGTAGCATTACTATTAGTGGAGGTTTAGGTACTCGCGCATATTACGGGCTTGTCCTTCGCAACAAACAATTAATTCAGCTGTCACTCATGGTTGCTGGGCGTTTCTAGTTCTACCACGCGATTATGGTCTTTGTTagggcttcttgttgctcaAAATTACCGACATGGGACGAATCTCAACAGATCTATAAAATGGATCCCAAGAGACTGGGGTTTGTCCCACAGCTAATAAGCCCCTGCGTCTGGGGCAGCTCTCAATTTCCCAGTCGTCAATACATATCCAACAATGGGCATTTGCTGCTGAGTCTGCAAAGCCCATACCCAAGCAAAAGAGGGAGCCCGGATATACATTAGTTACCTTACTTGGCGGTTTCTAAGAGTCCGTTGCCCGCTCATTTGACGCAATTTATGTAGACAAAGCCCAAGACCAGGAGAGACGGTGGAAACCCGCTGGAAAGGCCGGAACACGTCAAGCCACAGCCGCAATGGCCGGGTGGTCGTTCAGGGACTCGATTGGTCCCTTAAGGGAATTTTGGGGTCAGATTTGATCATGCTGTTAGTCTGCATTGCGTAGAAGGTGCTGTAGCTCGTCTGTAGTTTACTTGGCAGAGCCAGAGACTGCGTCACTGCGTAATACATACCGACCGCACCCAATCTACCACACCCACTTTTAGAAAtgctaggtacctagttatGGGTGCTAGGCTGAGTGAGCTGTAGACCGGGCTAGAAACGGGCTTGACTTTTCAAACCACCATTTCCTGTTCTTCCAACATCGTCACAACTATCGCGACAAGTGAGCTCTTTTGCCCACTCGACCTCGCTCCATCTTTCGCTCCTTAGAAGCACTTCTCCCCCCGGCAGAATTTTGTGTTTGCCCCggctcagcttcttccaatcGTGACGATTTATTTCAACACGAAGCGAATTGTCGACTCCTGACGCCGTAAACCCACGAACTTGACCCAGGTCTGCGCAACGACGTCACAGGTCGCTTGGAGCAAATTTTTGGGAACAGGCAACTGTCTTCTTCACCACAGCTTCACTCACTGCTGCAATCGCGTCAGCGACTCGAGCATATCGCCCATTCGTCAGCCGACGACAACCTCATTgccaaccttcttggcaatAATCAACAATAAAAACCCTCCAACGCCTTTTTCGGCGTATTCACATACCAAATATCAACAGAAATGGCTCGTCCAAAGAGAGGGGTTAGGTTCCCCAACCGCAACGGCTCTGATGGACGAAGATcaagcttcagcagcgaGGACGGTGGCTCTCccaccaagctcaagtcccAATCTTCGGGGCAGTTGGAAACAGTGGACGAGGTAAGCAGACTCAAGGTCTACTGTTTGACTCGAGGCATTGCCCAATAATACCACATCTGAGCTAACAGCCCTCACAGAAGCAGCCCGCAGTTAGCGAAAAGCAAGCCGAGtacgaaaagaaaaaggccaACTTCATAACGCGCACTTTCTGGACCTTTGTCATGTTTGCGCTCTTCTTCGCCGCGCTTTTCATGGGTCACATCTacatcatctgcatcatcacCGCTGTCCAGATCGTCTCCTTTAAGGAAGTCATCGCCATTGCCAATGTTCCCAGCCGCGCCCGCTCCCTGCGATCTACTAAGAGTCTCAACTGGTACTGGCTGGCGACCACCATGTACTTCCTCTATGGCGAGACGGTCATCTACTACTTCAAGCATATCATTCTGGTTGACAAGGTCCTGCTACCTTTAGCTACTCACCACCGCTttatcagcttcatcctctaTGTTTTCGGTAAGAAACTCGCTCCCTGGGCTGGACTCTCCAGACTAATCACGAATAGGCTTCGTTTTCTTTGTCACATCTCTCCAGGCCGGGCACTACAAGTTCCAGTTCACCAACTTTGCCTGGACACACATGGCTCTGTACCTCATTGTGGTCCAGGCCCATTTCATCATGAACAATGTCTTTGAGGGCATGATCTGGTTCTTCCTGCCCGCCGCTCTGGTCATCACCAACGATATCTTTGCTTACATTTGCGGTATCCTCTTCGGACGcactcaactcatcaagctGTCTCCCAAGAAGACCGTCGAGGGTTTCGTCGGTGCTTGGATCATGACCATTATTTTCGCCATGCTCCTCTCCAGCATCATGATGCGATCCAAGTACTTCATCTGCCCTGTTAACGACTTGGGCGCCAACATCTTCACTGGGCTTAAGTGTGATCCCAACCCGGTCTTCCTTCCCAAGACCTACGAGCTACCCGAGctgttcttcctccccgaCACTGCGAACTTCTCCGTTACTATTGCTCCCATGCAGATCCATGCCCTCAACTTGGCTACCTTTGCCTCTCTGATCGCTCCCTTTGGCGGGTTCTTTGCTTCAGGTCTCAAGCGCactttcaagatcaaggactTTGGCGACTCTATCCCCGGACATGGAGGTATCACTGACCGCATGGACTGCCAGTTCATCATGGGTTTCTTCGCTTATATGTACTTCCACACCTTCATTGCCATCCACAAGGTCAGCCTTGGCAGTGTTCTGGAGACCGCAattaccagcctcaacccTGATGAGCAGCTCGAGCTCGTCAAGGGAATGGGCCATTATCTCCGAAATCAAGGCATCCTAGCTGAAGACGTAAGTGCCTGCTTCTGAGTCTTTGCTACATCTTGCTCACAAACGACAGGCTGTCACTTGTCTCGATAAGCTCCTGCCGGTAAATCAATGAGTTCTCAACGAACAGCTCAGGTCTTTTACAAGGCACATTTTGGTCATATTCAACTGGGTATATAGTCCCTTTTCCACTCACCTTGGCGTTTTCCTTAGTCATAGAGCTTTAAACTGAGCTGTGCGTCTCCGCATATTATCGGGATCTGTACGGTTCAATCCAACTATTGAGCTGTATTGTTGGGTATCGGGCAGCAAAGACTTTGTGCCCTGGTTTACAGGCGCTGTCGGTATTATGTAATGAGCAAATAATGTCCATATTTCAGGGGAAGGGTAGCTGTGAGTATAGACCCTTGTTGTCGAGGTTTAAGTCGTCAAAGCCTGGTGGGAAATTCTACAAAAGTATTCAACATCCACTCTAGAAGTATTGCAAACTATATGCATCATGTGTATGATTCAATCTACCTGTAGTGTCCGTGCGCCACTCAATGGGCTTCTATGTCCTGTTTTCCATTTTCAATCTTGATCCTGTGCAGCTTATTCTTACAGTCTTCTTCCTATTCGATCTTGGTCTCCCAGCCGCCTTCAGCTTCGAAGATTTGACCAACCGCCTTGCCAACCTCCAAGAGGTGACGGTCGCGATATCGTGGTGCGACGAGGGAGAGGCCGATGGGCATGTCATGGTCACCTTTGAAGCCTGGCACATTCAGGACTGGGACATGAAGGCCCTACACGATCGTTAGCCACTGTAATGTTCGTACACAATTTGTCACTTACGCTCCACATGGCGCAGAAAATATGGCTTCCTGTACTCTCCAGACCAACAGGGGCCTCGTCTGGTACACTCGGCGTGATGATAGCAGCATACTGTGAGGCAATGAAGTCGAAGACAGGCCTCATGGCAGCCAAGCTGTCACTAGCCATCAGTTGCGTCTTGCGAGTGAAATTGTCAGAGTTCTCAACGTGCTCAATCAAGACTTGGCCAATCTGGTCCTTTCCTACTCTATATTCTGGTAGGAAAGAGGTACGGCCCTCAGTGTGAAGACCAATACGATACCATTCTGGCACATCGTCGAAAGTcgaaggaagctcaagctcctctaCTTGGGCGCCATGGGATCTGAGAAGATCTGCAGCGCGGGCGAGTGCGTCTTGGGTTCCAGGACCAGCCATGGGCCAGATGCTCGTCTTACAGATTGCGAAGCGTGCCCCTGTGATGCCTTGAAAAGAGCgatcttcgtcttcgtcatcttgaagagcaaagaCGTCGGCCAAAAGGACCAGATCTTCGACACATCGCCCATACCATCCAAGAGTGTCATACATAAGAGCATATATCTTCTGACCTTCGCGAGACACGGAGTTCCAGGTTGGTTTGAACCCATAAATCCCATTGAAAGATGCAGGACGAATCATAGATCCACCTGTCTGTGTCCCAAGGGCCATGGGGGCTTGGAAATCGGCAACGGCAGCTCCAGAGCCGCTGGATGATCCCCCCGGAGTGCGTAGAGGGTCGTGAGGATTGTGAGTCTTGGGGCCGACGTGGATAGCAGCAAACTCGGTCG
Coding sequences within:
- a CDS encoding phosphatidate cytidylyltransferase, with the protein product MARPKRGVRFPNRNGSDGRRSSFSSEDGGSPTKLKSQSSGQLETVDEKQPAVSEKQAEYEKKKANFITRTFWTFVMFALFFAALFMGHIYIICIITAVQIVSFKEVIAIANVPSRARSLRSTKSLNWYWLATTMYFLYGETVIYYFKHIILVDKVLLPLATHHRFISFILYVFGFVFFVTSLQAGHYKFQFTNFAWTHMALYLIVVQAHFIMNNVFEGMIWFFLPAALVITNDIFAYICGILFGRTQLIKLSPKKTVEGFVGAWIMTIIFAMLLSSIMMRSKYFICPVNDLGANIFTGLKCDPNPVFLPKTYELPELFFLPDTANFSVTIAPMQIHALNLATFASLIAPFGGFFASGLKRTFKIKDFGDSIPGHGGITDRMDCQFIMGFFAYMYFHTFIAIHKVSLGSVLETAITSLNPDEQLELVKGMGHYLRNQGILAEDVSACF
- a CDS encoding phosphatidate cytidylyltransferase, coding for MARPKRGVRFPNRNGSDGRRSSFSSEDGGSPTKLKSQSSGQLETVDEKQPAVSEKQAEYEKKKANFITRTFWTFVMFALFFAALFMGHIYIICIITAVQIVSFKEVIAIANVPSRARSLRSTKSLNWYWLATTMYFLYGETVIYYFKHIILVDKVLLPLATHHRFISFILYVFGFVFFVTSLQAGHYKFQFTNFAWTHMALYLIVVQAHFIMNNVFEGMIWFFLPAALVITNDIFAYICGILFGRTQLIKLSPKKTVEGFVGAWIMTIIFAMLLSSIMMRSKYFICPVNDLGANIFTGLKCDPNPVFLPKTYELPELFFLPDTANFSVTIAPMQIHALNLATFASLIAPFGGFFASGLKRTFKIKDFGDSIPGHGGITDRMDCQFIMGFFAYMYFHTFIAIHKVSLGSVLETAITSLNPDEQLELVKGMGHYLRNQGILAEDAVTCLDKLLPVNQ
- a CDS encoding amidase translates to MSPSKTHHIEPWKLTASEALGKIQADELSVQEYAESLLERIKARDEDVKAWAYLDEKRVMQEARLLDEIPKKNRGPLHGLPIAVKDVIYTKDMPTQFNSPLYDGHFPETDAASVRILRHAGALIFGKTTTTEFAAIHVGPKTHNPHDPLRTPGGSSSGSGAAVADFQAPMALGTQTGGSMIRPASFNGIYGFKPTWNSVSREGQKIYALMYDTLGWYGRCVEDLVLLADVFALQDDEDEDRSFQGITGARFAICKTSIWPMAGPGTQDALARAADLLRSHGAQVEELELPSTFDDVPEWYRIGLHTEGRTSFLPEYRVGKDQIGQVLIEHVENSDNFTRKTQLMASDSLAAMRPVFDFIASQYAAIITPSVPDEAPVGLESTGSHIFCAMWSGLHVPVLNVPGFKGDHDMPIGLSLVAPRYRDRHLLEVGKAVGQIFEAEGGWETKIE